One window of the Lytechinus pictus isolate F3 Inbred chromosome 5, Lp3.0, whole genome shotgun sequence genome contains the following:
- the LOC129262009 gene encoding sequestosome-1-like has translation MSMTVKAYLKRGENANAEIRRFVIDVAVSSNYEYLSKKVAQVFPSLGEPDNFTLSWKDSEGDNITFSSDDELVEALGQINDDIFRIYVKGKKKCSREAPASTSSDDGGREEQVYHPGVICDGCESRIRGPRFKCITCPDYDLCKQCESRGTHPEHSFVKFRKPQVGRSHHGGFFNRPGMFRQFGHPGWRHWWQWNQQQQQQQQQEGGTQSATQEEQTQGAGGSQNNGGCPMGPGPFCPPPPPPPGFHMPPPPPPPPHAFLRDIGQTVAQMLDPLGIDVDIDIDHQGNRTHCAGEANACGGGRGRGRHGRRHGGKGQRGCRKTWHGGEQTSMDMSQEDVEQPGQEASNNQDKGASTQNEASQKQPQEPSEPMETTVKDRAGKSPNASPSGSDDADWTMLENTGGKTPSQTPQEGSTVHQTALNQMMAMGFDNEGGWLTSLLEAKNGDIVRVLDAIKIGHQPAFTGNSK, from the exons ATGTCTATGACAGTGAAAGCATACCTGAAGCGGGGAGAGAACGCAAATGCAGAGATCCGTCGCTTTGTGATTGACGTTGCTGTGAGTTCAAACTATGAATACCTTTCCAAGAAGGTAGCTCAAGTATTTCCGTCTCTGGGTGAACCCGACAATTTCACTCTCTCCTGgaaag ATTCTGAAGGAGACAACATCACTTTCTCCAGCGATGATGAGTTGGTAGAAGCCTTGGGTCAGATAAATGATGACATCTTCCGGATCTATGTCAAAG GAAAGAAGAAGTGTTCCCGTGAAGCCCCCGCGTCTACCAGTTCTGATGACGGTGGTCGGGAAGAGCAGGTATACCATCCAGGCGTAATCTGCGACGGGTGCGAGAGTCGAATCCGCGGTCCACGATTCAAGTGCATCACTTGCCCTGACTATGACCTGTGTAAGCAGTGCGAATCCAGAGGCACCCACCCGGAGCACAGTTTCGTCAAGTTCCGCAAGCCTCAAGTCGGCCGCAGTCACCACGGT GGATTTTTCAACAGACCTGGGATGTTCCGCCAATTTGGCCACCCTGGCTGGCGTCATTGGTGGCAGTGGAACCAAcaacagcaacagcagcagcagcaggagGGTGGTACCCAATCTGCTACCCAAGAGGAGCAAACCCAGGGGGCTGGTGGCTCTCAAAATAATGGAGGCTGTCCCATGGGCCCAGGTCCCTTCtgcccccctcctcccccacccccagggtttcacatgccacccccacccccacctcCACCCCATGCTTTCCTGAGGGACATCGGACAGACTGTTGCCCAGATGCTTGACCCTCTAG gaattgATGTTGATATCGACATCGACCACCAGGGTAACCGTACACACTGTGCTGGAGAAGCCAACGCCTGCGGTGGAGGACGTGGCCGTGGGAGACATGGGCGTCGTCATGGGGGCAAAGGTCAACGTGGATGCCGAAAGACATGGCACGGTGGCGAGCAGACATCTATGGATATGAGCCAGGAGGATGTGGAACAACCGGGTCAAGAAGCTTCAAACAACCAAGATAAGGGAGCTAGCACACAGAATGAAGCCAGTCAGAAACAACCGCAAGAACCTTCTGAACCAATG GAGACTACTGTGAAAGACAGAGCTGGTAAAAGTCCGAACGCCTCACCATCTGGGAGTGATGATGCAGACTGGACCATGCTTGAGAACACAGGAGGAAAGACTCCCTCCCAGACTCCACAGGAAG GATCTACAGTGCATCAGACTGCTCTGAATCAGATGATGGCGATGGGCTTTGACAACGAGGGCGGTTGGTTGACCAGCCTCCTGGAAGCGAAGAATGGCGACATCGTCCGTGTCCTTGACGCCATCAAGATCGGTCACCAGCCTGCGTTCACCGGAAACTCCAAATAA